TCTGGCCGAATTTCACATAGATCGGTCCCAGCGCCTCCAGGGCCTGGCGGATGCGCACCCCGCGCGGATCGCGCTTGCGATGAAACCAGTTCCAGGGCAGCAGGTAGAGGACGAACCGGAACGGCCGGAACAGGTGGATGGCGAACACCACCTCGTCCAGGCCGTAGCGGATGAGCACCAGCTGGATGGTGAAGATACGCCAGAGCTGTCGAAAACCGGGCATGCGGGGTCCTGTTCAGATTATTCTGTGTTGCGTGTCTACGGGTGTCCGGATGCTTCTGCGTCTGTAACGCAGCGTGTAGGTCGGGTTAGCGCAGCGTAACCCGACAGGCCGCGGCTGCAACGTGTTGGGTTACGGCGCTATGCGCCTAACCCAACCTACACAACTGCGTCCTCTGCGTTCCCCGTCACTCACTTTCCGACAACCTCCGCTCCAGCCGTTGCAGCCGCGCCTCCAGGCGTTCAACGTCGTCGCGCAACACGTCCACGTCGGCATGGAAGAGTTCGAGCTCGGGCCGGCTCGGGAGCAGTCGCGCCTCTTCGGTCAGGTACTCGCTGAGGTCCGCGCGCAGGGTGCGGGAGGTGCGGGAGGCGTAGTCGCGGCCGTGGCGAACGGCACGGCCGGTCTGGTGCGCCAGTTGGTCGCCCACCAGCCGGGCGAGCTGTTCCTCCCAGTCCACCTGCACCGACTGCAGCAGTGCCTGGAAGCGCTGGGCCAGGCCGGTGTCGCCGCGCAACTCCACCGCATCGCTGAACAGGCCCTCGCCCGGCCGTTCGGCCAGGGCCAGGCGGGCCAGGGCCAGCGGGGTGCCGGCGATGGTGGCATCCGCGGCGTCCTCGCACTGCTGCAGGATCTGGATGTCATGCTCGCCGGGCAGAAAGAACAGCCGCAGGCCCAGCCCGCGCAACTCCAGCGCGATCACCCGCCCTGCCAGCGGTGTCAGCCGCGCCCGGGCCTCGGGGTCGAGGGCCAGGTAGCGGTTCAACGCGGTCTCCAGCGCGGCGGTCAGGATGGTGCTCATGCGCCGGCCTCTCGCAGGAGGCTGGCGAGGCTCCTGGTCGCCTCGTCCTCCTGCACCAGCCGGGTGCCGGAGAGGATATCCTGCCAGCCGCGCCGCTCGCGGTCCCACAGCATCCACAGGATGCCGAGCAGTGCCACGGCCAGGGCGGGGATGTAGGCCAGCAGGCGCAGCAGGCACTGTCGCGCGCCGGGCGGTCTGCCCTGCCCATCCACCAGGCGGATGCCGATCAGCAGTGCGCCGGGGGTGGCCTGCAGCCGTAGCCAGAACAGCAGGATGGTCAGCACCAGCGCCGCCGTCAGGATCAGGGGGGCGGCGGGATTGCTGAAGGCGTGGTCCAGCCCGTTTTCCACCCCACCGCGGCCGAGCAGCCAGAGCAGCCAGTTGCCCGCCCCCAGCACGAACAGGACCAGCAGCAGGTCGAGGCCGAAGGCGCCCAGCCGTTGCAGCGGGCGGGCCGGGGTCACAGCTTGTAGCCCCGGTGCAGGGCCACGATGCCGCCGCTGAGGTTGTGATACTCCGCCCGCTCGAAGCCGGCGGCCTGCATCATTCCCTTGAGCGTTTCCTGATCGGGGTGCATGCGGATGGATTCGGCCAGGTACTGGTAGCTGGCGGCGTCGTTGGCGATGAGCTTGCCCATCAGGGGCAGCATGCGGAAGGAATACAGATCGTAGAGCGGTCGGAAGCCCGGCAGGGTCACCTGCGAGAATTCCAGGATCAATACCCGGCCGGCAGGCCGCAGGACGCGATACATCTCGCGCAGCGCGGCGTCCTTGTCCGTGACGTTGCGCAGCCCGAAGGCGATGCTCACGCAGTCGAAGTGGTTGTCGGGAAAGGGCAGGCGCTCGGCGTCGGCCTGGACGTACTCGATATTGCCCGCCACGCCCTGGTCGAGCAGCCGGCGGCGGCCCTGTTCCAGCATGCTGGCGTTGATGTCGGAGACGACCACCTCGCCCTCCGGGCCGACCATGCGTGCAAAGCGTGCGGCCAGGTCGCCGGTGCCGCTGGCGATGTCCAGCACCCGCTGGCCGCGGCGTACGCCGCTGCGCTCGAGAGTGAAGCGTTTCCACAGCCGGTGGATGCCGAGCGACATCAGGTCGTTCATGACATCGTACTTGTCGGCCACCGAGTCGAACACGCCACGCACCTGGCGTGCCTTCTCCTCGAGGGGCACCTGCCTGAAACCGAAATGGGTGGTCCTGTCGCTCATGCTGTCCGGCCCGTAGCTATAAGGGATGCCGGGCAGTATACCAGCCGCAGGCGGGGCTTTCTCAACGCGCAGTCGGGTCCAGAGAAGAATGGTGCAGACCTCGAGACGCGTCATCCCCGCGCAGGCGGGGATCCAGCGTAGAGCGCGTCGCCGGGAATTGTGTAGCTGTAGTCATCCCCGCGCAGGCGGGGATCCAGCGTCTATCGGCTCTCCCGGGCACTGGATTCCCGCCTGCGCGGGAATGACGGCCAGGTTGATATTCGCCCTGTGTTGGGCGCCATTCAGCTTGGGAGGGGTGTCAGCCGGTCTTGACCACCAGCACGGCGCAGGGGGTTTCGTTGAGGATGCGCTCGGAGACGCTGCCGATGAGCACGCGCTCCAGCCCGCTGCGTCCATGGCTGCCGGTGACGATCAGATCGGCATTGCGTTCACGGGCCAGGCCGGTGATGACCTCGGAAGGAACCCCTTCCTGGACCAGACCTTCCACCTCGGTGCCTTCGTTGCGCATGTGTTCGACCACCCGGTCCACGGCCTGCTGGGCCTCGGTCCGGCGCTCGGGGCCGTGGCTGGGGGTGGTCACCGAGACCACGCTGACCCTGGCGTCGCAGAACTGGGCCAGGCGGGCGGCGGTCACTGCCGCGGCATCGGCATAGCGCGAGCCGTCGGTAGCCAGCACCAGGTGGCGCCCCTCGATGTGGGCGGCGCGCGGCACCACCAGCACGCTGCAGTGCGCGCTGCCGATGACCTGGGCGGTGGCGTGACCCAGCATCAGGCGGGCCAGGCCGCGCCGACCGCGCCGACCCATGATGATCAGATCCGCCTGCACCTGGTCGGCCAGGGCGACGATCTCCTCGTCCACGGCACGGCCATGGATGGCGTGGGTCTGGCACTTGATGCCGGCGGCCTCGGCCTCGGTCCTGATCCGGTCCAGGTTTGACTGCACCATCTCCAGTTCCTGCTTGAGGATGGATTCGCCCAGGGCCTCATGCTCGGCGCCGGTGGCCAGCAGCGACATCACATGCACCTCGGCGCCGCACTTGGCGGCCATGCCGAGCGCCTCGCGCACGGCCGCGGCGCTGAATTCGGAGCCGTCGCTGGCGACCAGGAAACGCTCGAAGCGGCCCAGCGGCGAGAGCTGACCGGCCTCGGCGGCGGCCGGGGCCACCGCCGGAGTGGCCGGTGCCGCGGCCGCGGCGGCCTCGGTGGCCAGGCGATGTTCCCGGATACCCTGCATCAGCGCCTTGAGGATCATCACCGCGCCGAACAACAGGGCGAAGGCGAGAATGCCCTGGCCGATGCCGTCCAGCACCGAGCGGGTGTCCGGGGCCAGCTCGGCGGTGAAGCCCAGTTCGCCCAGGTAACCGGGGATATAGAAGAAACGGCTGACCAGCACCAGCAGCATGATGGTGGCCATGACGAACTTGACCACATGGTCCTTGACGTAGGTGGTGCCGATGGCGCCGATCTGGATGCCGAACAGCGAGCCGGCCAGGATGATCATGGCCAGTCGGATGTCGACGAAGCCGTCCAGGGCGTAGAACAGGCTGCCGCCCATGCCCATGACGAAGGCGATCACCAGCTCGGTGGCGCTGGCCATCAGCGCCGGCAGGCCCAGGATATAGATCATGGCCGGTACGCCGATGAAGCCGCCCACGGCGATGGTCGAGGCCAGCATGCCGGTGGCGAAACCCAGCGGCGCGATCACGATGAAGGAGATGCGCGCATTGATGCTCTTGAAATGGATCATGGTGCCGGGGATGTTCAGGGTGCGCACCCAGCGGGCGACCTTGTTGAGTTGTTTGGGCTCGCCCTGGGTTGCCTCGCCGCGTTTTTCGCGAATGGCGTCGCGCAGAACGAAACCGCCGACGATGCCCAGCACCACCACGAACACGGCCGAGACGTACAGATTGGTGCCGGCGCCGCCCAGGGCGTCGCGGATGTCCACCATCAGTCCCTTGCCGAAGAAGACCCCGGCCTCGGCGAACACCCCCATCACCAGGCCGAGCTTGATGTCGACCTGGCCGTAGCGGTTGCGCTTGATCGCACCGACCAGGGATTTGGGGAACTTGTGGGCCATGTTGCTGGCCACGGCGATCACGCCCGGCACGCCCAAGCTCATCATGGCCGGAGTGAGCACGAAGGCGCCGCCGGAGCCGATGAAGCCGCTGACCATGCCGCCGACAAAACCCACCAGGAACAGGATCAGGGCGGTGGTGGCGTTGATATCGATGAACTGCAGGGTGTCCATGCCGTCTCCTCGTGATTATTTCTTGGCCCGCAGGCCCAGCAGCTCCCAGAACCGCCCGGTGAAGGCGCCGTGGACGAAGGAAAAGACCAGGGCGATGACGATGGGGATCAGGGCGTAGAGCTTCTCGCCCTGGCGGGTGGCGGCGGCCAGTTCGACCAGCCGGTCCGAGTACAGGAACAGCAGGAAATACAGGCCGGCGCTGACGGCCCCGAGCAACAGGGTCACGGCCAGGGCCCGGGCCGAGCCGCCGGTCAGGCTGAATCGAGTCATCGAGTGAGCTCCCATGAATGGATTCGATGTCCCGATGAACGGGACAGGGCGCGCAAGTTTAGGGAACCATGGAGAATAATAAAAACGATATATAGTCGATGATTTATGAAAAATTATTGTATAATATTGTTTTTATATAATCTTTTGTCCTTCCGGCAGCCGCAGACAGCATGGAAACCGAACTCCTGCGGACCTTTCTCGAGGTCCACCGCATGCACTCCTTCAGCCAGGCGGCGGAGAACCTGTCGGTCACGCCCTCGGCGGTCAGCGCCCGCATCCGCCAACTCGAGGGCGAGATCGGTCGCCCCGTGTTCCGGCGCAGCAGCCAGCAGGTCACCCTGACCCCGGCCGGGGAACGCCTGCTGCGCCATGCCCAGGGCATCGTTCAGGCCTGGGAGCGGGCCCAGCGCGCCGCCGGCGAGGACGAACGGACCCAGATCGTGGTGGCGGGCGTGGCCAGTTTCTGGGATATCTTCCTGCAGGATTGGCTCAACCGTGTGTATCGCGAACTCCCGGGCATCGCCCCCTGGGTTGAGGTCAGCACTGCTGCACGGGTGGCGGAGAAACTGATTCAGGGCGACGTGCATCTGGGGTTCCTCTACAGCCCGCCGCAGCATGCCGGTCTGGTGCTGCGTGAGGTCGAGCGCATGGAACTGGTACTGGTCTCGACCCGGCCGGGGCAGGCGCCCGAGGAGGCGCTGGCGCGTGACTATGTGTTCGTCAACTGGGGTACGGCCTTCAGCAGCCAGCATGACCGCCAGTTCCCGCATCGGCCGCCGGGCGCGGCGCGCAGCAATTCCGGGCGGGTAGCGCTCGGTCTGATTCAGGCCTGCGGGGGTGGGGCCTATCTGCCCCTGGCGCTGGTGCGCCGCGACCTGGATGCCGGCCGGCTGTACCGGTTGGAGGATGCGCCGGTGTTCGAGTTGCACGCCTATGCGGCCTGGTCGGCCCGCGGCGAGCATGCCGAGCTGGTCGAGCGGATGCTGGGGTGTCTGTGAGGGCGGTTGCTGCAGGCAGGCGTAGATTCAATGCAACAGGTAGGTCGGATTAGCCCGAAGGGCGTAATCCGACGCCCCGTGGCCATCCGTCCTTGTCGGGTTACGCTGCGCTAACCCGACCTACGCAACTTTTGTTTTTCTTTGCGTCTCCGCGTCTCTGCGTTGAAATGAATCTCAGTCAACAGCAATCTCAGATGATTTGGCTGGGGTCGCGGCGCTTGTGGCCGGCTTCGTCCAGCCGCTTCAGGTAATCCTGCCAGTAGGTGTCATAGTTCCTGCCCAGGTCGTACAGGGTGTCCCAGGAATAGATGCCGGTGTTGTGGTTGTCGTCGAAATGCAGCTGCACGCCGTAGCTGCCTACCGGCGTGATGTTCTCGATGTTGACGTCTTCCTTGCCGACCTGCAGCACGCCCTGCCCCGGGCCGTGGCCCTGGACCTCGGCCGAGGGCGAATGCACCCGCAGGTATTCCGCCGGCAGGTTGAAGGTCTCGCCGGTGTCGAAGCTGATCTCCAGGGTGCGGGACTTCTGGTGCATGTTGATCTCGGTGGGGTGCGCGCTCATGTCTGTCTTCCTCGGAAAAATCGGGTTGGTTCGCTGGTGCCACCTTAGCCAAAGCCGTGTTGGCGGGCAAAATCCCCTGCAACTTGTGGGCGTCGGCAGCGAGTCACGCAAAGGCCGCAAGGGCAAAAAAGTGCAGGGATTTTTGAATCCAATCCAAATGCTGCCTTACTTGAGCCGAATCATGCTCGTCATTGCGAGGAACGAAGTGACGCGGCAATCCCCAACCGGTTGATTCTGCGGTACGAGATTGCCACGCTGCGCTCGCAATGACGGCTAATTAAGTGCCATTCAAATCGACTACCCCTTTGCGCTTGAGTCGCTAAGGTATGATCAGAGGATATACCGGCTCAGGTCGTCGTCGCCCGCCAGATCCGCCAGGTGCTTGTCGACCAGGGCGGCATCGACGCTGATGGTCTCGCCGCTGCGGTCGGCGGCCTCGAAGGAGATCTCCTCCAGCAGCCGCTCCATCACCGTGTGCAGGCGCCGGGCGCCGATGTTCTCGGTGCGCTCGTTGACCTCCCAGGCGAAGCGGGCGATCTGCTCGATCCCCTCCGGGGTGAACGCCAGCGTCACCCCCTCGGTGGCCAGCAGGGCGGTGTACTGTTCGGTCAGCGAGGCGTCCGGCTCGGTCAGGATGCGCACGAACTCCTCCACCGCCAGGGCATCCAACTCCACCCGGATGGGCAGCCGGCCCTGCAGCTCCGGGATCAGGTCCGAGGGCTTGGCCAGATGGAAGGCACCGGAGGCGATGAACAGGATGTGGTCGGTCCTGACCATGCCGTGCTTGGTGGAGACCGTGCTGCCCTCAACCAGCGGCAGCAGGTCGCGCTGCACGCCCTCGCGGGAGACGTCGGCGCTGCCGCTGGCGCCCTCCGAGCGCTGGGTGACCTTGTCGATCTCGTCCAGGAACACGATGCCGTTCTGCTCGACCAGCGTGATGGCCCGGGTTTTGACGTCCTCGTCGTTGACCATCTTGGCCGCCTCCTCGTCGCGCAGCAGCTTCCAGGCGTCCCTGATCCTGAGCTTGCGGCTCCTGGTGCGGCCGCCGGACATGTTCTGGAACATGCTCTGCAGCTGGCTGGTCATCTCCTCCATGCCGGGCGGGGCCATGATCTCCACCCCCATGGGTGTGGCGCTCACCTCGATCTCGATCTCGCGCTCGTCCAGCTCGCCCTCGCGTAGCTTCTTGCGCAGCTTCTGCCGCGTGTCGGAGTCCGCCGGTTTCTGCGGTTCCTCCTGCGGCTGGGCGAAGAAGCCGCCGCCGGTCGGCCGCGGCGACGGCAGCAGGGCGTCCAGGATGCGCTCCTCGGCGGCGTCCTCGGCGCGGTGGCCGACCTTTTTCATCTCCTGCTCACGGGTCATCTTGATGGCGATGTCGACCAGGTCGCGGATGATGGATTCGACATCGCGTCCGACATAGCCGACCTCGGTGAACTTGGTGGCCTCGATCTTGATGAAGGGCGCATTGGCCAGCCGCGCCAGTCGGCGCGCGATCTCGGTCTTGCCCACGCCGGTGGGGCCGATCATCAGGATGTTCTTGGGCGTGATCTCGTTGCGCAGGGTCTCGTCGACCTGCATGCGGCGCCAGCGGTTGCGCAGGGCGATGGCCACGGCGCGCTTGGCCGACTGCTGACCGATGATATGCTTGTCCAGTTCCTGGACGATTTCGCGCGGCGTCATTTCCGACATGGGTCAGCCTTCGTCCGTCAGGGTTTCGATGGTGAGGTTGCGGTTGGTGTAGATGCAGATGTCGGCGGCGATGTGCAGGCCGCGTTCGACGATCTCACGCGCCTCCAGTTCGGTGTTCTCCAGCAGGGCGCGGGCCGCGGCCTGGGCGAAGGGGCCGCCGGAGCCGATGGCGATCAGGCCTTCCTCGGGTTCGACCACGTCGCCGTTGCCAGTGATGATCAGCGAGGCGGTCCTGTCCGCCACCGCCAGCAGCGCCTCCAGCCGGCGCAGGGCGCGGTCGGTGCGCCAGTCCTTGGCCAGCTCGACGGCGGCGCGGGTGAGATTGCCGCGGTGCTTCTCCAGCTTGGCCTCGAAGCGCTCGAACAGGGTAAAGGCGTCAGCGGTGCCGCCGGCGAAGCCGGCGATCACCTTGCCCTGATACAGGGTGCGCACCTTGCGCGCATTGCCCTTGAGCACGGTGTTGCCGAGCGTGACCTGGCCGTCGCCGCCGATTACCACCTGGTTGCCGCGGCGCACCGACAGGATCGTGGTGCCGTCGAATTGTTCCACTGACGCGCTCTCCTGTTGCGAGGGACTGGGGATTGTACCTGAAAGGGTGGCTCCGGGTCAGGCCGGGAGCCGGGAACGCAGAGGCTCGGAGGCGCAGAGGATGTGGGGTTGAATTGCCCGGCCGCTTCGCGGCGGGCAAATCAATTCGGTCGGAACCCGCCCCAGTTGTAAGAGCGTAGGATGGGTGGAGGCGCCACGCGCCGTAACCCATCGCCTGGCACAGGGAATGATGGGTTGCGCTGCGTTCCACCCATCCTACGTTACTCCTCGCTCCTTACTCCTTTCCGCTTGCGCGCCCGCGGATGGGCCTGGTCGTAGACCTCGGCCAGGTGCTGGAAGTCCAGATGGGTATAGATCTGGGTGGTGCTGATGTCGGCATGCCCAAGCAGTTCCTGCACCGCGCGCAGGTCGCCGCTGGATTCGAGCAGGTGGCTGGCGAAGGCATGGCGCAGCATGTGCGGATGCACGCGCCCCGGCAGGCCGCGGGCGCGGGCGCGGCGGTCCAGCCGCTGCTGGACGCTGCGCGGCGTGAGCCGGCTGCCGCGGCGGCTGACGAACAGGGCCGGTTCGTCCGGCGCGGCCAGTTCGGTGCGGACCTCCAGCCAGCGCGCCAGTGCCGTACGGGCCTGGCGTCCGACCGGCAGCACCCGGCTGCGATTGCCCTTGCCGGTGACGCTGACCAGGGCATCGCGCAGATCGAGATCGTTGCAGTCCAGTCCGACCAGCTCGGCCAGGCGCAGGCCGGAGGAGTAGATCAGTTCCAGCATGGCCTGGTCGCGGCGCTCCAGCGGATCCTCGCCGGCGGGCTGCAGCAGCTGGCTCATGCGGTCCACGTCCAGCACGGCCGGCAGCCGGCGCGGGCTCCTGGGGGCGCGGATGTCCCGGGCCGGGTTGTGCGTGAGCCGGCCCTGGCGGATCAGGAACTCGAACAGGCCGCGGGCGGCGGACAGGCGACGCTGGATGCTGCGCCCGCCCAGGCCGCGGCGATGCTCGCGCGCGGCGAAGGCGCGCAGTTCATGGGCGCTGAGCCGGTCCCAGTCGAGGCCATCCTGTTCCCGGAGATAATCGACCAGGGCACGGAGGTCGCGTCGGTAGTTGCTGAGGGTGTGCCCAGAGAGGCGGCGTTCATGGGCCAGGTGCTGCAGGTAGGCCTCGACGTCCGCCCATGCCGGTTCGGCGCTCACGCCGGTTCCGGGGCCTCGAGGTAGGGGGCAAGGGCGCAGCCGATCAGGTCGCTCAGGTTGCGCAGGAAATGGGTGTCCATGCCCGGGTGGTAATAGTTCGCGTCCTCGTTGCCGATCGCAAGCATGCCGACGGCGGGGGTGCCGCCGAGCGGCAGCAGCGCGGCCGACTGCACCCGGGTGACGCGGTCGCCGAACAGGTAATCGAGTTGTTCCGGACGCAGGTGGCCGCACAGGCACTGGCCCTGCTGCAGGACGCGTTCGAACTGGCACAGCGCGGGCTCGCCGGCATGGATCAGGCGTACCTGTTCGCTGGCGACCGCGCGCGGCAGCCCCTGAATCGCCAGGGCCACGGCATCGGCGTTGAATTCGCCATAGAGGTGATCGAACAGGGTCTGCAGTGCGGCCTCCAGGCCGTGGGCCTGCATCAGGGCGACCGTCAGCCGGTGCAGGTTCTGGTGCAGGGCGTCGTTGTCGCGGCCGATCTGCACCAGTTCCATCAGCTTATGCTTGTACTGGCGGTTCTGCTCCCGCAGGCTCTCCACCTGGCGCTCGATCAGGGACACGGCCGCCCCGCTTGGATGTGAGAGTTCGAGTTGGGTCAGCAGCTGCGGCTGCTGCTCGAAGAAGTCCGGGTGCCGGCGCAGATAATCGGCGACCTGCCCGGCGTCGATCTCGCTGGCTGCCTCGCTGCGGGTGTCCAGATTGTTCTGTGTGTTCATAGCTGGAGTGTCCCCTCAAACACGCTGACCGCCGGTCCGGTCATGAAAACGGATGCATCCTCGCCCGACCAGCTTATCACAAGATCGCCGCCGGGCAGGCTGACGCGCACACGCGCGTCGAGCCGGCCCTGCAGCCTTCCGGCCACTGCGGCGGCACAGGCGCCGGTGCCGCAGGCGCGGGTCTCGCCCACACCGCGTTCGAATACCCGCAGGTGAATATGGTCCGGTGCGTCAATCTGCATGAAGCCCACATTGACCCGGTTGGGAAATCGCGGGTGATGCTCGATGCGCGGCCCCAGGGTTGCCACCGGCGCCCGGTCGATGTCCTCGACCGTGAGCACGGCGTGCGGGTTGCCCATGGACAGGGCGCCGATCGTGTATTCCTGCCCCTCGACCTCGAGGCTGTACACAGGCGCGCGCGCCGGCGCCTGAAAGGGAATGGCGGCCGGCTCCAGCCGCGGCGGACCCATGTCCACCGTGACCTGGCCGTCGTCCTCCAGGCGCAGTGCGATCGGTCCCGCCAGGGTCTGCACGGTCAGCGCGCGTTTGGCAGTCAGGCCCTGGTCATGCACGAAGCGCATGAAGCAGCGCGCGCCATTGCCGCACTGCTCGACCTCGCCGCCATCGGCATTGTAGATGCGGTAGCGGAAGTCGGCCGCAGGGTCGGTCGCGGGTTCGACCAGCAGCAGCTGGTCGCAGCCGATGCCGCGATGGCGGTCGGCCAGGTGGCGCACCTGGTCGGGATTCAGGGCCACGCGCTGGTTGACCGCATCGATGACGACGAAGTCGTTGCCCAGGCCGTGCATCTTGGTGAAACGCAGGTTCATGCAGTCAATCGTCCGGAGTTGCGCAATAACTCACAAATCTGCCGTCATCCCGGCCTGCGCCGGGATGACGGGCTAATAGTCGGCTGTGCATCCAAGGGCCATAATGCAGCGCCCACAAGACATTGTATTGTTTTTTGTTTCCCTGTGCTTGCGCGGCGATCCGCATTGGCCTCATGCCGGTTCGGTGCTGACCACCCGGTTCTTGCCGCTGCGCTTGGCTGCATACAACCGGCGGTCGGCCTGGCGCAGCTGGTCGTCGAGACCGCCGCGGCTGTCGGCCTGATACACCCCGATGCTGATGGTGAAGCTGCGCTCCACGCCGTCGATGCGGATATGGCTGATCTGCTCGCGGATTTTTTCGGCGACCGCCTCGGCCTCGTGCAGGTCGGTCTCGGGCAGCAGCACCAGGAATTCCTCGCCTCCCCAGCGGGCGGAGAAGTCGCTGGCGCGCAGGCAGTGTCTGAGGATGCGGCCGGTCTCCTTGAGTACCGCATCGCCGACCTGGTGGCCGTGGCTGTCGTTGATCTGCTTGAAATCATCCAGGTCACACAGCAGCAGGCACCAGGGGTGACGCATGCGGCGGGCGCGGGCCAGTTCCTGCTGCAGCTGTTCGTACATGGCGCGGCGGTTGGGCAGGCCGGTCAGGGTATCGGTGCGGGCCTCCCGTTCCATTGCCTGGCGCAGCGACTGCATGGCGAGATTGGCCTTGAAGCGGGAATACTCATGCACGTAGGACATGATGCTCACCGCCAGGAAGGAGGCGAGGAAGCGGGTGGTGAAATCCGACGCATATTCAGTCTGCAGCAGCGGATTGGCCGGGATCAGCAGCAGCGTTGCCATGACCAGGAAATAGGCGCCGAGCAGGCTCCCGCCCAGGCGCGGGCCGTACATGAACAGGATCAGGGGAATGGCGATATAGCTCCACAGCGGCCCGGTGCCGTTCACGCCGCCGGTGACCAGCAGGTACAGGCAGGTGACGGCCATGATGGTAATCACCACCCCGGCCGCGCTGCGGTAGTTGTGCAGCTGCCGGAACAGCAGGTAGTTGCTGATGCCGGCCAGGGCCGAGCAGACCAGCAGCCCGCCGAGGATATAATCGCCGCGGGTCAGGGCGCTGAAGCCGAACATGAACAGGTAGGCCGAGCCCACGGTGGAGAACAGGGCGATGATGAAGGCCTGCCGGTTGCGGTCGACATTCAGCGCCTGGGCAGTGCCCGGGCTGGGACGTGTCGGGTTATTCATTCACTGCTTCTGATTTGTTCATGCGGGCACCCCGCGGGCTGCACGAATGACCCCAGACAGAAGAATGTGAAGGGGCCGGGCAGTCCCGGGAGTTGTCCGCCAGCGCGACGTTGTTACCACTTATCCATACTGAAGCGGCGAGGTCAATCCTCCGGCAGCAGTGTCTCGCCCCGGTACAGATCCTCGATGGCCTCGCGCGGGCGGATGAGGTGGATCCGGTCGCCGTCGACCATGATCTCGGGCGGCCGCGGTCGCGAGTTGTAGTTGGAGCTCATGGTGAAGCCGTAGGCCCCGGCCGAGCGCACCGCCAGCAGGTCGCCTGCCGTCAGCGCCAGTTCACGCGCCTTGCCCAGGAAGTCGCCGGTCTCGCACACCGGCCCGACGATGTCGTAGCAGCGGGATTCGGTGTCCTGGCGCGGCCGGACCGGGATGATCTCCTGCCAGGCGCTGTAGAGCGAAGGCCGGATCAGATCGTTCATGCCGGCATCGACAATGGCGAAGTTGTGCGCCTCGGTCCGCTTGAGGTACTCGACCCGGGTGACCAGGATGCCGGCGTTGCCCGCGATGGCCCGCCCCGGCTCGATCAGGATCTCCAGCGCGCGGTCGCCCAGTTCGGCCAGCAGCGGCGCGACATACTCGGCCGGCTCCGGCGGGGTCTCGTCGCGGTAGCGGATGCCCAGGCCGCCGCCGAGGTCCAGGTGCTCGAGTACGATGCCGTCCGCCGCCAGCCGGTCGACCAGCGCCAGCACCCGGCGCAGGGCATCGATGAAGGGCTCGGTGCGGGTGAGTTGGGAACCGATGTGGCAGTCGATGCCGATCACGCGCAGATGCCGGTGTCCGGCGATGTCGCGATAGATGGCCTCGGCCTCGCCGATGTCGATGCCGAACTTGTTCTCCTTCAGCCCGGTGGAGATGTAGGGGTGGGTGCCGGCGTCCACGTCCGGGTTGACCCGCAGCGAGAC
This sequence is a window from Thiohalobacter thiocyanaticus. Protein-coding genes within it:
- the xerC gene encoding tyrosine recombinase XerC; its protein translation is MSAEPAWADVEAYLQHLAHERRLSGHTLSNYRRDLRALVDYLREQDGLDWDRLSAHELRAFAAREHRRGLGGRSIQRRLSAARGLFEFLIRQGRLTHNPARDIRAPRSPRRLPAVLDVDRMSQLLQPAGEDPLERRDQAMLELIYSSGLRLAELVGLDCNDLDLRDALVSVTGKGNRSRVLPVGRQARTALARWLEVRTELAAPDEPALFVSRRGSRLTPRSVQQRLDRRARARGLPGRVHPHMLRHAFASHLLESSGDLRAVQELLGHADISTTQIYTHLDFQHLAEVYDQAHPRARKRKGVRSEE
- the hslV gene encoding ATP-dependent protease subunit HslV, producing the protein MEQFDGTTILSVRRGNQVVIGGDGQVTLGNTVLKGNARKVRTLYQGKVIAGFAGGTADAFTLFERFEAKLEKHRGNLTRAAVELAKDWRTDRALRRLEALLAVADRTASLIITGNGDVVEPEEGLIAIGSGGPFAQAAARALLENTELEAREIVERGLHIAADICIYTNRNLTIETLTDEG
- a CDS encoding DUF484 family protein, whose amino-acid sequence is MNTQNNLDTRSEAASEIDAGQVADYLRRHPDFFEQQPQLLTQLELSHPSGAAVSLIERQVESLREQNRQYKHKLMELVQIGRDNDALHQNLHRLTVALMQAHGLEAALQTLFDHLYGEFNADAVALAIQGLPRAVASEQVRLIHAGEPALCQFERVLQQGQCLCGHLRPEQLDYLFGDRVTRVQSAALLPLGGTPAVGMLAIGNEDANYYHPGMDTHFLRNLSDLIGCALAPYLEAPEPA
- the dapF gene encoding diaminopimelate epimerase encodes the protein MNLRFTKMHGLGNDFVVIDAVNQRVALNPDQVRHLADRHRGIGCDQLLLVEPATDPAADFRYRIYNADGGEVEQCGNGARCFMRFVHDQGLTAKRALTVQTLAGPIALRLEDDGQVTVDMGPPRLEPAAIPFQAPARAPVYSLEVEGQEYTIGALSMGNPHAVLTVEDIDRAPVATLGPRIEHHPRFPNRVNVGFMQIDAPDHIHLRVFERGVGETRACGTGACAAAVAGRLQGRLDARVRVSLPGGDLVISWSGEDASVFMTGPAVSVFEGTLQL
- a CDS encoding GGDEF domain-containing protein; translated protein: MNNPTRPSPGTAQALNVDRNRQAFIIALFSTVGSAYLFMFGFSALTRGDYILGGLLVCSALAGISNYLLFRQLHNYRSAAGVVITIMAVTCLYLLVTGGVNGTGPLWSYIAIPLILFMYGPRLGGSLLGAYFLVMATLLLIPANPLLQTEYASDFTTRFLASFLAVSIMSYVHEYSRFKANLAMQSLRQAMEREARTDTLTGLPNRRAMYEQLQQELARARRMRHPWCLLLCDLDDFKQINDSHGHQVGDAVLKETGRILRHCLRASDFSARWGGEEFLVLLPETDLHEAEAVAEKIREQISHIRIDGVERSFTISIGVYQADSRGGLDDQLRQADRRLYAAKRSGKNRVVSTEPA
- the lysA gene encoding diaminopimelate decarboxylase, giving the protein MDAFDYRNGSLYAEDVPVADIVHTHGSPCYIYSRATLERHWHAFDAALAGRPHRVCYAVKANSNLALLNCLARLGSGFDIVSGGELARVLAAGGDPAKVVFSGVAKTAAEMRQALEAGIHCFNVESLSELERLAEVAADVDIPAPVSLRVNPDVDAGTHPYISTGLKENKFGIDIGEAEAIYRDIAGHRHLRVIGIDCHIGSQLTRTEPFIDALRRVLALVDRLAADGIVLEHLDLGGGLGIRYRDETPPEPAEYVAPLLAELGDRALEILIEPGRAIAGNAGILVTRVEYLKRTEAHNFAIVDAGMNDLIRPSLYSAWQEIIPVRPRQDTESRCYDIVGPVCETGDFLGKARELALTAGDLLAVRSAGAYGFTMSSNYNSRPRPPEIMVDGDRIHLIRPREAIEDLYRGETLLPED